The following coding sequences are from one Ursus arctos isolate Adak ecotype North America unplaced genomic scaffold, UrsArc2.0 scaffold_23, whole genome shotgun sequence window:
- the LOC113246452 gene encoding olfactory receptor 4C11-like, translating into MQQNHSVTEFILLGLTQDPMRQKMVFVIFFVFYVGTVVGNLLIIVTIKSSRTLGSPMYFFLFYLSLADSCFSTSIAPRLIVDSLSSRKIISYNECMTQVFALHLFGCMEVFVLILMALDRYVAICKPLRYPTIMRWQVCTILIVLAWVGSFIHSIAQIILALRLSFCGPNLIDHHCCDLQPLLDLACMDTYVINLLLVSNSGAICSSSLVILMISYIVILHSLRNHSAEGRKKALSTCTSHIIVVILSLGPCIFIYTRPPTTFPMDKMVTVFYTIGTPFLNPLIYTLRNAEVKNAMRKLWFIKITSESKR; encoded by the coding sequence ATGCAGCAAAATCACAGCGTAACTGAGTTCATACTGTTAGGATTGACCCAAGATCCTATGAGACAGAAAATGGTATTTGTAATCTTCTTCGTTTTTTATGTGGGAACCGTGGTAGGGAATTTGCTTATTATTGTGACCATCAAGTCCAGCCGGACACTTGGGagccccatgtacttcttcctattttatttgtCCCTTGCTGATTCTTGCTTTTCAACTTCCATAGCCCCCAGACTAATTGTGGATTCACTCTCTTCAAGAAAAATCATATCCTATAATGAGTGCATGACTCAAGTCTTTGCACTACATTTATTTGGCTGCATGGAGGTCTTTGTGCTCATCCTCATGGCTCttgatcgctatgtggccatctgtaagccatTACGTTACCCAACCATCATGAGATGGCAGGTCTGCACCATCCTGATTGTTCTTGCATGGGTAGGGTCTTTTATTCATTCTATAGCCCAGATTATCTTGGCCTTGAGATTGTCTTTCTGTGGACCCAATTTGATTGATCATCACTGCTGTGATTTGCAGCCCTTGCTAGACCTTGCTTGCATGGATACATATGTGATCAATCTACTGTTGGTGTCTAACAGTGGGGCCATTTGCTCAAGCAGTTTAGTGATTCTGATGATCTCATACATTGTCATCTTGCATTCCCTGCGAAACCACAgtgcagaagggaggaaaaaagctcTCTCTACTTGCACTTCTCACATCATAGTAGTAATCTTAAGCTTAGGTccatgtatattcatatatacacgTCCCCCAACCACTTTCCCCATGGACAAGATGGTGACTGTATTTTATACTATTGGGACCCCTTTTCTCAACCCACTCATCTACACACTGAGGAATGCAGAAGTGAAAAATGCCATGAGAAAGCTATGGTTTATCAAAATTACCTCAGAAAGCAAAAGATGA